From Armatimonadota bacterium, one genomic window encodes:
- a CDS encoding DDE-type integrase/transposase/recombinase produces MAHLLQQIRTPRVDHYSRMVTTTCPLEGPNASRVTTALESVFARHGAPKYIITDQEAVFTCGAFAELADRWEVTQRFGAVGQHGSIAVTERANLTLKQEWLRRVPVIRGLDHLKILLGDFGVHYP; encoded by the coding sequence ATAGCCCACCTCCTCCAGCAAATCCGGACACCGCGGGTAGACCACTACTCCCGGATGGTTACCACGACTTGCCCGCTCGAAGGTCCCAACGCTAGCCGGGTCACAACTGCGCTGGAATCGGTCTTTGCCCGCCACGGCGCGCCGAAGTACATTATTACCGACCAGGAGGCGGTGTTCACCTGTGGCGCTTTCGCGGAGTTAGCCGACCGCTGGGAGGTGACGCAACGCTTTGGGGCTGTCGGCCAGCACGGCTCCATCGCGGTTACCGAGCGTGCGAACCTCACCCTGAAGCAGGAATGGCTGAGACGGGTGCCCGTCATCCGCGGCTTGGATCATCTGAAGATTCTACTCGGTGACTTCGGAGTCCACTATCCCTAG